Sequence from the Amycolatopsis sp. NBC_00345 genome:
GGCGTCGTACGACCCGATCATCGGCAAGCTCAAGGAGATCGCGGCGCCGGGCATGGTCATGAACGGCTCGAAGGACGAGGGTGCGCTGATCGGCAACATCAGGCCGAGCGCCATGCCGCCGGGCCGGGGCAACCTGCTCACCCGCAAGGCGGGCAAGCAGCTCGTGCAGGTGTCGTGGATCCAGCCGGACTGAGGTCGGCAGGAGTGCGTTATAGCGTCAGCGGGGCTTTCCGGTGACGGTGCGGGTGGCGGTGGACTTCGGGACATCGAGCACCTGCGTCGTCATCTCCGTCAACGGCCGCGAACCGCAGGTCGTGGTGATCGACGGGTTGCCGCTGATGTCGTCGGCGGTCTACGCGGCCGCCGACGGCACGCTGTTCGTCGGCCAGGAGGCCGAGCGGCAGGCGGCCATCGACCCGTCGCGGTACGAGCCGAACCCGAAGCGGCGGATCGACGAGGGCGAGCTGCTGCTCGGCGACTCCGTGCTGCGGGTCACCGACGTCGTGCACGCCGTGCTGGGCCGGGTGGTGACCGAGGCCCGGCGGATCGTGGGCGACGCCGAGGTCGACCTGCTTGTCCTCACCCACCCAGCCGACTGGGGCGCGATCCGCACCCGGCTGCTCCGCCAGGCCGCGGGCCGGCTGGCGCGGGAGGTCGCGCTGGTACCCGAGCCGGTCGCCGCGGCGGTGTACCACGCGGCCACGTTCGCGCCGGCCGCGCAGGCTGACGACCGCACGGTCGAGTTCAGCGGCCGTCCCGGCGACGCGCTCGCGGTGCTGGACCTCGGCGGCGGCACGGTGGACGTCAGCGTGGTGCAGCGGCTGCCGGAAGCGCCGCACGACCGGGCGCGGCGGCCGTCGCCCGGAGCCGCTCAGGCCGGGGTGCCCCCGCGCGGCGGGTTCCAGGTGCTGGCCACCCGCGGTGACCCGAGCTTCGGCGGCGCTGACATCGACCAGGCGCTGCTGGAGCACGTCGGCTCGCTGGTGTCGGCCGCCGATCCCGACGCGTGGCGTCAGCTGGTGGAGGGCCGTGAGCTGACCGACCGGCGGCGCCGGCGCGTGCTGCGCCAGGACGTCCGCGGCGCGAAAGAGACGCTCTCCCGGCACGCCTACACCGACGTGCCGATGCCATCGCCGTTCGCCGACGCGCACGTGACGCGTGAGGATCTGGAGCGGCTGATCACGGCGCCGCTGGGCCGCGCGGTCGAACTCACCAGCGCGGCCATCGCCGAAGCGGGACTGCGGCCGAAGCAGCTGACGGCGATCTTCCTCGTCGGCGGGTCCAGCCGGATCCCGATGATCTCGCGGCTCGTGCACGAGCGCACCGGCGTCGTGCCGACGAGCCTGGACCAGCCGGAGACCGTGGTGGCGCGAGGCGCGCTGCGCGCGGTGCTCGTGGACCCGGACCGGACCGGCGCGTTGCCCGGCTCGTCCGTGGCGCGCCTTGGCGGGACTCAGGACCAGCACGGGGAACGCACCGAGGTCGTCCGCCCGCGGGAGCTGCCGCGCGATGGCCGGGCCGACGCCGAGAGCCGCACGGAGCTGCTGTCGCGGCCGGGGCGCACGCCGTCGGGGCCGATCCCGGTCGTGCGCCCGCCGTCGCCGGGTCGGAGCGGTTACGGCGGCCCGGTGCCCGGTGGCGTCGCGAACGCGGTGCCCGGTGGCGCCGGACCCGCGCTCGGCGGCGGGCCCAGCGGTGGGCCCGCGTTGGGCGGTGGACGCGGTGGCGGCCCCGTCGGCCCGAACGCCGTCCGTCCGGGCGGGATGTCGCAGCCGGGGCGCGCACCGTGGGCGCCGTCGCCAGGCCGCGACGACGCCGAGGCGAACGGCAGGAAGCGGCGCTCGAAGCTGCTGTGGATCGTGCCCGCCGCGGTGGCCCTGCTCGTCGCGGGGCTCGTGGTGTTCCTGACGACCCGGACGAGCGACCAGTCCGGCACGGCGCAGGGCCGGACGTACGCGCAGTACGATTTCAGCCTTGTCGCGCCCGAAGACTGGGTGCAGACGAGCGACCAGGTCGCCCAGCGGCAGGTGATCCTGCACCCGCAGGAGTCCGCCGGGGGCAACGATCTCGTCGTCGCGCAGGAGTACGTCATGGACTATGACGCGACGGCGGACCGGCAGCGGCTCATCACCGCATTGCGGGCCGAAGCGGGTAGTCAGGAGAAGTACAGCGGATTCGATCCCGGCATGACCTATGGTGGCCGCACCGTCGTCGGCTACCACGAGACCAAGGGCGACCAGTTACAGGTCGACTGGTACGTGGTCGTGCAGGGGAAGTTCCGCGTGCACGTCGGCTGTCAGTACAACGTGCCGGCGTTGCGACAGCGTGTCGCCGCGGCCTGTGACCAGGTCGTGCGAACGCTGAAGATCACCAGCTGAGGAGTGCCCGTGCCGTCCGAACCCGAATCCGCAACGGCGGCTTTCACCCGAGCGGGGCAGGACGCGGTCACGTACGCGCGCCGCGTCGCCGGCACCGCGCTCGCCCGCAACGAGCGGCACCGCAGCGAGAACCGGGAGCTGCTGAAGCAGTTCGGCCGTCAGCGGCTCTCCGGCGGGGCCGAACCGGTGCCGAGTGTGCTGCGGGGCGCCGCCCAGCGGTTCCGCGCGGCGCGCGGCCTGCCCGTGCCGGAGGTCCCCTCCGCGGCGGAATTGGCGGAGCCGGCGCCGAATTCCGCACCGCGTCCACCACGGACGAGTGAAGATGACGAAGACTTTTCGCAGTTGCGAATCATGCGCCAGGCGTAGTGAATCCGCTTCGGTTGCCGCTGTGCGTCTGCTAACCACGCAGGTGGAAGTCTTCTTTTTCG
This genomic interval carries:
- a CDS encoding type VII secretion-associated protein; the encoded protein is MTVRVAVDFGTSSTCVVISVNGREPQVVVIDGLPLMSSAVYAAADGTLFVGQEAERQAAIDPSRYEPNPKRRIDEGELLLGDSVLRVTDVVHAVLGRVVTEARRIVGDAEVDLLVLTHPADWGAIRTRLLRQAAGRLAREVALVPEPVAAAVYHAATFAPAAQADDRTVEFSGRPGDALAVLDLGGGTVDVSVVQRLPEAPHDRARRPSPGAAQAGVPPRGGFQVLATRGDPSFGGADIDQALLEHVGSLVSAADPDAWRQLVEGRELTDRRRRRVLRQDVRGAKETLSRHAYTDVPMPSPFADAHVTREDLERLITAPLGRAVELTSAAIAEAGLRPKQLTAIFLVGGSSRIPMISRLVHERTGVVPTSLDQPETVVARGALRAVLVDPDRTGALPGSSVARLGGTQDQHGERTEVVRPRELPRDGRADAESRTELLSRPGRTPSGPIPVVRPPSPGRSGYGGPVPGGVANAVPGGAGPALGGGPSGGPALGGGRGGGPVGPNAVRPGGMSQPGRAPWAPSPGRDDAEANGRKRRSKLLWIVPAAVALLVAGLVVFLTTRTSDQSGTAQGRTYAQYDFSLVAPEDWVQTSDQVAQRQVILHPQESAGGNDLVVAQEYVMDYDATADRQRLITALRAEAGSQEKYSGFDPGMTYGGRTVVGYHETKGDQLQVDWYVVVQGKFRVHVGCQYNVPALRQRVAAACDQVVRTLKITS